In Palleronia sp. LCG004, a single window of DNA contains:
- a CDS encoding phage tail tape measure protein — MMDEFDLDGLDSDLQSIEGTIGSTRVVLDAFDTEVRAMGSTVAETGREVGSLSRGLSQGLKKSFEGLVFDGDKLSDALKGVARSMIDATFKTAVTPATSQASGLLSAGLQNVLGRVMPFADGGAFSQGQVMPFAKGGVVSQATRFPMRGGQGLMGEAGPEAIVPLKRGADGRLGIAGGGRAPVHVTMNISTPDAEGFRRSQSQIASQMSRALARGQRNR, encoded by the coding sequence ATGATGGACGAGTTCGATTTGGACGGTCTCGATTCCGATCTGCAATCCATAGAGGGGACGATCGGATCGACGCGTGTCGTGCTCGACGCGTTCGACACCGAAGTCAGGGCCATGGGGTCCACCGTGGCGGAAACGGGGCGCGAGGTCGGATCGCTGTCGCGGGGGCTGTCGCAAGGCCTGAAGAAGAGCTTCGAGGGGCTCGTCTTCGACGGGGACAAGCTGAGCGATGCCTTGAAGGGCGTCGCCCGAAGCATGATCGATGCCACTTTCAAGACGGCCGTTACGCCGGCGACGTCGCAGGCAAGCGGTCTTTTGTCGGCGGGACTGCAAAACGTCCTGGGCAGGGTCATGCCGTTCGCCGATGGCGGTGCCTTCAGCCAGGGACAGGTGATGCCGTTCGCGAAGGGTGGCGTCGTTTCCCAGGCGACGCGCTTTCCCATGCGCGGCGGCCAGGGCCTCATGGGCGAAGCGGGGCCCGAAGCGATCGTCCCGCTGAAGCGCGGGGCCGATGGACGGCTCGGCATCGCGGGGGGCGGGCGTGCGCCCGTTCACGTGACGATGAACATCTCGACGCCAGATGCGGAAGGTTTCCGGCGTTCGCAAAGCCAGATCGCGTCGCAGATGAGCCGCGCGCTTGCCCGCGGTCAGCGCAATCGCTGA
- a CDS encoding TonB family protein produces MIEPHDATRASTHGNPTSEDLEPGRVLTSPRPSARSAEFEDRHRREDPEQPTRRAERTQSPLAQPSRGNNERVNAQAGSSTGRAEAPRSQTGQGGGNSREAGNAAASNYQGLVNRQISSIPRPRIGARGSAFISFSISNSGTLAGLSLVRSSGSAVLDNAALQIIRRAAPFPPPPTGARTTYQIAIEGR; encoded by the coding sequence ATGATCGAACCACACGATGCGACAAGGGCCTCAACTCATGGAAACCCGACCTCGGAAGACCTCGAACCCGGCCGCGTCCTTACCTCCCCTCGCCCATCCGCGCGCAGTGCCGAGTTCGAGGACCGCCATCGCCGTGAAGACCCTGAGCAACCGACCCGCCGTGCCGAGCGAACGCAATCGCCACTGGCCCAGCCGAGCCGGGGCAACAACGAGCGCGTGAACGCGCAAGCCGGGTCATCAACCGGACGCGCGGAAGCACCCCGGTCACAAACTGGCCAAGGTGGCGGAAACAGTCGAGAAGCCGGAAACGCCGCAGCATCGAACTACCAAGGGCTCGTGAACCGTCAGATTTCCAGCATTCCACGCCCAAGGATCGGAGCCCGGGGAAGCGCGTTTATCTCGTTCAGCATATCGAACAGCGGCACCCTGGCTGGCCTCAGCCTCGTGAGAAGTTCGGGATCTGCAGTACTCGATAACGCGGCGCTGCAGATCATCAGGCGAGCGGCTCCTTTTCCACCACCGCCGACCGGCGCACGAACGACCTATCAGATCGCCATCGAAGGACGGTGA
- a CDS encoding DUF2163 domain-containing protein, whose product MSLDKDLLDHLRSGTTTLCRCWRVKRADGIVLGFTDHDLSLTFDGTTFRPDEGLSARNLEQTTGLAVDNSEAVGILSSAGISEVDILAGRFDGATIEAWLVNWRNASQRHPLFVGEVGEIRRSGGAFTAELRGLTEALNQPQGRIYQTPCAAILGDTACGVDLSRRDLSVEAEIQRLRGGIVVELERLAAYAPRWFERGTLRVLTGSAAGDARVIKNDILTGSGRKIDLWESIRGSLRTGDRVRLTAGCDKSLSCCREKFSNTVNFQGFPHLPGEDFLMAYPRSGDGERGDR is encoded by the coding sequence ATGTCGTTGGACAAGGATCTGCTCGACCATCTGCGTTCGGGAACCACCACGCTTTGCAGGTGCTGGCGCGTCAAGCGCGCTGACGGGATCGTCCTGGGGTTCACCGATCACGATCTTTCCCTGACCTTCGACGGCACGACCTTCCGACCCGATGAGGGACTTTCGGCCCGCAACCTCGAGCAGACGACAGGTCTCGCCGTCGACAATTCGGAAGCGGTGGGCATCTTGAGCAGTGCGGGGATCAGCGAGGTCGACATTCTCGCCGGTCGGTTCGATGGTGCGACGATCGAAGCATGGCTGGTGAATTGGCGTAACGCTTCGCAACGCCATCCGCTCTTTGTCGGCGAAGTGGGAGAGATCCGCCGTTCGGGGGGGGCGTTCACGGCCGAATTACGGGGACTGACCGAGGCGCTCAATCAGCCTCAGGGCAGGATCTACCAGACACCATGCGCCGCGATCCTGGGCGACACCGCATGCGGGGTGGATCTGTCGCGTCGTGACCTGTCTGTAGAGGCAGAAATCCAGCGGCTTCGCGGCGGGATCGTCGTCGAACTTGAGCGGCTCGCGGCTTACGCTCCGCGCTGGTTTGAACGCGGAACGCTGCGTGTGCTGACGGGCAGCGCAGCGGGCGATGCGCGCGTCATTAAGAACGACATCCTGACCGGCAGCGGCCGAAAGATCGATCTTTGGGAGAGCATTCGGGGATCGCTTCGCACAGGCGACCGGGTTCGTCTGACGGCAGGGTGCGACAAGAGCCTGTCCTGCTGCCGCGAGAAATTCTCGAACACCGTCAATTTTCAGGGGTTCCCCCATCTGCCCGGTGAGGATTTCCTGATGGCCTATCCGCGGAGCGGTGATGGCGAGAGGGGCGATCGATGA
- a CDS encoding peptidase: MTAFIVDAARTWIGTPYVHQASCRGAGADCLGLVLGVWRDAVGPEPVILPPYTHDWSEPQGDETMWREADRLLRPAIGGTWIPGQILLFRMRDAGIAKHLGIVASTADGPSFIHAYSGHGVIESPLSQPWKRRVVARYEFPTREH; the protein is encoded by the coding sequence ATGACGGCATTCATCGTCGATGCCGCAAGGACCTGGATCGGCACTCCGTATGTGCATCAGGCAAGCTGTCGCGGGGCCGGTGCCGATTGTCTCGGCTTGGTTCTGGGCGTTTGGCGGGACGCCGTCGGGCCCGAGCCGGTGATCTTGCCGCCCTACACGCACGATTGGTCCGAACCGCAAGGCGACGAAACCATGTGGCGCGAGGCGGACCGCCTCTTGAGGCCTGCCATCGGGGGGACATGGATACCGGGTCAGATCCTGCTTTTCCGGATGCGCGACGCCGGGATCGCCAAGCATCTCGGTATCGTCGCGAGCACCGCGGACGGGCCGAGTTTCATCCATGCCTATAGCGGACACGGTGTCATCGAATCTCCGCTTTCGCAGCCGTGGAAGCGTCGCGTCGTCGCGCGTTACGAATTTCCGACGAGGGAGCATTAG
- a CDS encoding gene transfer agent family protein encodes MANPHAGEVELILDGKRHVAKLTLGALAELEGRLGDGSLLALVERFEQGRFSSRDTLHLVVAGLRGGGWRGDVEDLLSVEIAGGPIEAARVAGRLLARAFARPEQ; translated from the coding sequence ATGGCCAATCCGCATGCAGGTGAGGTCGAGCTGATCCTCGACGGCAAACGTCATGTCGCGAAACTGACCCTCGGCGCGTTGGCCGAGCTCGAAGGGCGCCTGGGTGACGGCTCGCTACTGGCACTGGTCGAGCGGTTCGAACAGGGGCGTTTCTCGAGCCGCGATACCCTCCATCTTGTCGTTGCGGGTTTGCGCGGTGGGGGATGGCGGGGCGATGTCGAGGACCTTCTGAGTGTCGAGATCGCAGGAGGACCGATCGAGGCCGCGCGGGTCGCGGGTCGATTGCTTGCGCGTGCCTTTGCGAGGCCGGAGCAATGA
- the dctP gene encoding TRAP transporter substrate-binding protein DctP, which translates to MMNTTRRNVLSVTGALMISASLPMAALAQDKVTLRMSTPATESDARTVALDEVFAPAVSEFATYEPHYNASLMAQGTELEAIATGDLEMAITSAQELATFFPEFSIFATGYVHQDADHQVRVFDDELMDPFKQKVEDELGVKLLAVMYLGKRHVNLRFPRSEREIMTPEDLQGVTLRMPGNDAWQFLGRALGANPTPMAFSEVYTALQTGSIDGQDNPIPTVVDSKFYEVTEQIALTSHLVDLNYIALSQAVWEDLAPEQQETLQMAATDAATSAREAQLAREEELEAFLREQGLELYEPDIAAFREHVQSVYADSEYSQDWPEGVLDRINALGE; encoded by the coding sequence ATGATGAATACGACCCGCAGAAATGTGCTGAGTGTGACCGGTGCATTGATGATCTCCGCCTCGTTGCCGATGGCCGCTTTGGCGCAGGACAAGGTCACGCTGCGCATGTCGACGCCGGCCACCGAAAGCGATGCGCGTACCGTTGCCCTCGACGAGGTCTTTGCGCCTGCCGTGTCGGAATTCGCGACCTACGAGCCGCATTACAACGCCTCTCTCATGGCCCAGGGCACCGAACTCGAGGCGATCGCGACCGGTGACCTCGAGATGGCGATCACCTCGGCGCAGGAACTGGCGACGTTCTTTCCCGAATTCTCGATTTTCGCGACCGGCTACGTCCATCAGGATGCAGACCATCAGGTCCGGGTCTTCGACGACGAGCTGATGGATCCGTTCAAGCAGAAGGTCGAGGACGAGCTCGGCGTCAAGCTGCTCGCCGTGATGTATCTCGGCAAGCGCCACGTCAATCTTCGGTTCCCACGGTCCGAGCGTGAGATCATGACCCCGGAGGACCTCCAGGGTGTGACGCTCCGGATGCCCGGAAACGACGCATGGCAGTTCCTCGGGCGCGCGCTCGGTGCGAACCCGACGCCAATGGCATTCTCGGAGGTCTATACCGCGCTGCAGACCGGATCGATCGACGGGCAGGACAATCCGATCCCGACGGTGGTCGATTCGAAGTTCTACGAAGTCACGGAACAGATTGCCCTGACGTCGCATCTCGTCGATCTCAACTACATCGCGCTGTCGCAGGCTGTCTGGGAAGACCTTGCGCCCGAGCAGCAGGAAACGCTGCAAATGGCAGCCACCGATGCGGCGACCTCGGCGCGAGAGGCGCAACTCGCGAGGGAGGAAGAGCTCGAGGCGTTCCTGCGCGAGCAGGGGCTCGAACTCTACGAGCCCGACATCGCCGCGTTCCGCGAACATGTCCAATCGGTCTATGCCGATTCCGAGTATTCGCAGGACTGGCCCGAGGGCGTTCTGGACCGGATCAACGCGCTCGGCGAATGA
- a CDS encoding rcc01693 family protein — MKATFDWPGLMRAGMRTLGLRPAEFWALTPAELWLMMGLDAGPMPLGRERLAELSAAFPDERRI; from the coding sequence ATGAAGGCGACCTTCGACTGGCCGGGGCTGATGCGCGCGGGGATGCGTACCCTAGGTCTGCGACCGGCGGAGTTCTGGGCGCTGACGCCCGCCGAGCTTTGGTTGATGATGGGGCTAGACGCAGGGCCCATGCCGCTCGGGCGGGAACGGCTCGCCGAGCTCTCGGCAGCATTTCCAGACGAGAGGCGGATATGA
- a CDS encoding ExbD/TolR family protein encodes MRRVRQSQQREPTIALINIVFLMLIFFMVAGTLSRPLDPSLTLIDTADLEGRAPPDALVVHEDGRLTYLGAELGSAADFIEARDETDLAEVRVLPDRALDARMLVALGRDLRAAGAERVLMVTERVTE; translated from the coding sequence ATGAGACGGGTACGGCAATCGCAGCAGCGCGAACCGACGATCGCGCTTATCAACATCGTCTTTCTGATGCTGATCTTCTTCATGGTTGCGGGAACGCTGTCGCGGCCACTCGACCCCTCTTTGACGCTGATCGACACGGCCGATCTCGAAGGACGTGCGCCGCCCGACGCGCTCGTCGTTCATGAAGACGGGCGGCTTACCTATCTCGGGGCAGAGCTCGGCTCCGCTGCCGATTTCATCGAGGCGCGAGACGAGACGGACCTCGCCGAGGTTCGCGTGTTGCCGGACAGGGCCCTCGATGCGCGGATGCTGGTCGCGTTGGGACGCGACCTGCGCGCCGCCGGAGCCGAACGCGTTCTGATGGTTACCGAGCGGGTGACCGAATGA
- a CDS encoding MotA/TolQ/ExbB proton channel family protein, with translation MNAMVQGFADAAALGGPVVLLLIVISVVTLAVVLYKIWQFWQSGVGRHAALRRAVAAWDEGDAARARGELETSRSYLAPVIAMAFDAPDDRAVDARLEAEAETRFERLERGLRFLDAVAQLAPLLGLFGTVLGMIEAFQSLQEAGSQVDPSILAGGIWVALLTTAAGLAVAMPTALILTWFEGRMGSERVIAERAVSTVRAPFGRHSPSFAGDASSVHA, from the coding sequence ATGAATGCCATGGTTCAGGGCTTTGCGGATGCCGCGGCGCTCGGCGGCCCGGTCGTGCTGCTGCTCATCGTGATATCGGTGGTGACGCTCGCCGTCGTGCTCTACAAGATCTGGCAATTCTGGCAAAGCGGCGTCGGCCGCCATGCAGCACTGCGTCGCGCGGTCGCGGCCTGGGACGAAGGCGATGCCGCCCGCGCGCGCGGCGAGCTTGAAACATCCCGCAGCTATCTTGCGCCCGTGATCGCCATGGCGTTCGACGCGCCCGACGATCGCGCAGTGGATGCGCGCCTCGAAGCGGAAGCGGAAACGCGGTTCGAGCGCCTCGAACGCGGTCTGCGGTTTCTCGACGCGGTGGCACAACTCGCACCCCTTCTGGGATTGTTCGGAACCGTGCTCGGCATGATCGAGGCATTCCAGTCGCTCCAGGAAGCAGGATCGCAAGTCGATCCCTCCATTCTTGCGGGCGGCATCTGGGTCGCGCTGCTCACGACGGCCGCGGGGCTTGCCGTGGCCATGCCGACGGCGCTGATCCTGACCTGGTTCGAAGGCCGGATGGGATCTGAGCGCGTCATCGCCGAGCGTGCGGTCTCGACCGTCCGCGCCCCGTTCGGCCGACATTCCCCCAGTTTTGCGGGCGACGCGTCCTCGGTCCATGCGTAG
- a CDS encoding DUF2460 domain-containing protein translates to MSFHDVRFPTDLSFGAIGGPERRTEIVTLANGFEERNTPWAHSRRRFDAGLGLRSLEDIEKVIAFFEARRGQLHGFRWKDWSDFRSCPAGSEIASDDQQIGIADGTTREFQLTKAYGEGDAAYVRPIQKPVAGSVRIGIDGERLEVGEGHSVDFETGRVLFDAAPKAGAKITAGFEFDIPVRFDTDRIATSIATFQAGEIPDIPVVEVRI, encoded by the coding sequence ATGTCATTTCACGATGTAAGGTTTCCGACCGATCTGAGCTTCGGTGCAATTGGCGGGCCGGAACGGCGAACGGAAATCGTGACGCTCGCCAACGGGTTCGAAGAGCGCAATACGCCATGGGCACATTCGCGCCGCAGGTTCGATGCGGGGCTCGGGCTCAGATCCCTTGAGGATATCGAGAAGGTCATCGCGTTCTTCGAGGCGCGACGCGGTCAGCTGCATGGGTTCAGGTGGAAGGACTGGTCGGACTTCAGATCGTGCCCTGCCGGATCCGAGATTGCGAGCGATGATCAGCAGATCGGGATTGCCGATGGAACGACGCGTGAGTTCCAGCTGACGAAGGCTTACGGAGAGGGAGACGCGGCCTATGTCAGGCCGATCCAGAAACCGGTCGCGGGAAGCGTAAGGATCGGCATCGATGGCGAGCGGCTGGAGGTGGGCGAAGGCCATTCAGTCGATTTTGAAACGGGTCGGGTCCTGTTCGACGCTGCGCCGAAGGCCGGAGCGAAGATCACCGCGGGGTTCGAATTCGACATCCCGGTGAGGTTCGATACCGATCGCATCGCCACGTCGATCGCGACGTTTCAGGCGGGTGAGATCCCGGACATTCCCGTTGTCGAGGTTCGCATCTGA
- a CDS encoding TRAP transporter small permease: MRDLARNGMAAANGVAAAMMGLMFATFVLQVLVRYLARLGWVGDYAPFLQASHYGWTLEFCLALWVWLVFWGNAFVVRRRDHVTFDILYDAVPSRVRRGFAIFAGLVIAIGLLLSIAPTWDRFAILRLKQTATLGDLFGSWIRMRDIYAIYILFLVVVAGRYFWQVWSAFRHGVDEPQEGRTDI; this comes from the coding sequence ATGAGAGATCTTGCGCGAAACGGCATGGCGGCGGCGAACGGGGTCGCGGCCGCCATGATGGGATTGATGTTCGCGACCTTCGTGCTTCAGGTGCTGGTCCGGTACCTGGCGCGGCTCGGATGGGTCGGGGACTACGCCCCCTTCCTCCAAGCGTCGCATTACGGTTGGACGCTCGAATTCTGCCTCGCCCTCTGGGTCTGGCTCGTCTTCTGGGGCAACGCTTTCGTCGTACGCCGCCGCGACCACGTGACCTTCGATATTCTCTACGATGCGGTGCCGTCGCGTGTGCGGCGCGGCTTCGCGATCTTCGCCGGCCTCGTGATCGCGATCGGACTTCTCCTTTCCATTGCACCCACGTGGGACCGGTTCGCTATCCTGCGCCTCAAGCAGACCGCGACGCTCGGGGATCTTTTCGGAAGCTGGATCAGGATGCGCGACATCTATGCGATCTACATCCTCTTCCTCGTCGTGGTCGCGGGCAGATACTTCTGGCAGGTCTGGTCGGCCTTCCGCCACGGGGTGGACGAGCCTCAGGAAGGACGTACCGACATATGA
- a CDS encoding biopolymer transporter ExbD, with product MRRAERRRRRLSMTSLIDVIFLLLLFFMLSSTFSRFAEVELSSASAGEAVSSTTRPLFLQLSPNRISLNGTVMPLDGLATALRDRTSSSAETVPVLVSLGDDTTAQRLADLLVVMSAVDGVAPTILGSAR from the coding sequence ATGCGTAGGGCCGAACGCAGAAGACGCCGCCTGTCCATGACGTCGTTGATCGACGTCATCTTTCTCCTGCTGCTCTTCTTCATGCTCAGTTCGACCTTCTCGCGCTTTGCCGAAGTGGAGCTGTCTTCGGCCAGCGCGGGAGAGGCCGTCTCGTCCACGACGCGACCGCTTTTTCTTCAGCTCTCTCCAAACCGCATCAGTCTGAATGGCACCGTCATGCCACTCGACGGTCTTGCGACGGCGTTGCGCGATCGCACGTCGTCCTCCGCCGAAACTGTCCCCGTCCTCGTTTCGCTCGGCGACGACACGACGGCCCAGCGCCTTGCCGATCTGCTCGTCGTCATGAGCGCCGTCGATGGTGTCGCGCCGACCATCCTCGGTTCGGCCCGATGA
- a CDS encoding glycoside hydrolase/phage tail family protein: MATIILAAAGAAAGASFGGGVIGVGSALVGRAVGATLGRVVDQSVLGTGSDPVDVGRVDRLRLTGAGEGHPIARIFGRMRIGAQVIWASPFKEHVDTTGGGGKGAPASPEVRHYSYSISVALGLCEGVIGRVGRIWADGREADRTTLDLRVYEGRADQHPDPVIEAFEGVGNVPGYRGLAYVVIENLDLTPYGNRLPQFTFEVIRPGQEDDSPELTDMSRQVRAVALMPGTGEYALATTPVRIDLGPGEGAYQNVNTPSGRTDFAVSLDALTGELPLCGSTSLIVSWFGDDLRCGRCTIAPKVEQKVHDGVEMAWRAGGIGREQASEVPRRDGSVVYGGTPADASVIEAIQALKAAGQAVMFYPFILMEQLDGNALPDPYGRKEQPALPWRGRITLDQAPGTLGSEDGSEDAETAVSAFFGSADVGDFEADAANRTVSYIGPAAWRYRRFILHYAHICRLAGGVDAFCIGSEMRGLTSIRGTHGFPAVDELIRLAADVRSILGSETKISYAADWSEYFGHHPQDGSGDVHFHLDPLWADQNIDFIGIDNYMPLSDWRAEEDHADAEYRSIYNLDYLKKNVMGGEGYDWFYATPDHARDQIRTPITDGSYGEPWVYRYKDLLSWWSRPHHGRTNGKRDGEASPWIPKSKPIWFTELGCAAIDKGTNQPNKFLDPKSSESSLPRYSDGRRDDYMQLQYLRAMHEFWRNPEVNPVSSLYGGPMVDMSRAHVWAWDARPYPQFPGNPEIWDDAANYARGHWITGRSSNRALASVVREVCIRSGVDALELGRLHGVLRGYQVNDLGDARQALQPLMLGFGFDAIERDGRLLFQSRDGRVAARLDEALVALNGDLDGDVVSIRTPEAERVGRLKLNYVGADNDFEIRSAEAVFPGDRAIGVSQSELPILMTGGEARATTERWLAETRIARDRLRFALPPSMLGIGAGDVVEIAGGRFRIDHVDQADGQLIDAVRVEPEIYEPSLAVEDHVRVRRYTAPTPPEVLFMDLPILTPDDIPHAPYVAATQRPWAGAVNIFSAPEDAGYRLDTTLAGPSVIGVTESALGAALPDRPDRGEPLRIRFVRGDLESISDAALHAGGNAMAIGLPDADHWEVLQFRDARLVGPRTYEVAYRLRGQLGTDAIMPPNWPAGSRVVLLGANLKQIGVKATERGLEKFYRVGPASKPISDPSYRLHRREFEAAGLRPFAPVHLRASRNEGGIELSWIRRTRLDGDSWSGIDVPLGEDRESYTLRISKDGHVIRTETVDAPHWSYSPEMRKSDGVTRPFVVEVAQNSISVGPGPFRRIVID; this comes from the coding sequence ATGGCTACGATCATTCTGGCGGCGGCCGGAGCGGCAGCGGGTGCTTCCTTCGGAGGGGGCGTCATCGGCGTCGGATCGGCACTGGTCGGCCGCGCAGTCGGGGCGACGCTTGGAAGGGTTGTCGACCAATCCGTGCTGGGTACCGGGAGCGACCCCGTCGATGTCGGTCGCGTGGACCGCTTGCGGTTGACCGGGGCGGGAGAAGGTCACCCGATCGCCCGCATCTTCGGTCGGATGCGGATCGGGGCGCAGGTCATATGGGCGTCGCCCTTCAAGGAGCATGTCGATACGACCGGAGGAGGAGGAAAGGGGGCCCCTGCGTCACCCGAGGTTCGACACTACAGCTATTCGATCTCCGTCGCCCTGGGCCTTTGCGAGGGGGTAATCGGTCGGGTCGGTCGGATATGGGCGGACGGCCGAGAGGCCGACCGGACGACGCTCGACCTGCGGGTCTATGAAGGACGCGCCGATCAGCATCCCGATCCGGTCATCGAGGCATTCGAGGGGGTCGGCAATGTCCCGGGTTACCGGGGACTCGCCTATGTCGTGATCGAGAATCTCGATCTGACGCCCTACGGCAATCGTCTGCCGCAATTCACGTTCGAGGTCATCCGGCCGGGGCAGGAGGACGACAGCCCCGAGCTAACCGATATGAGCCGACAGGTCAGGGCCGTGGCCCTGATGCCCGGCACGGGGGAGTACGCGCTCGCAACCACGCCGGTGAGGATCGACCTGGGGCCGGGTGAAGGCGCGTATCAGAACGTGAACACTCCATCCGGGCGGACGGACTTTGCCGTTTCGCTCGACGCGCTGACGGGTGAATTGCCGCTCTGCGGATCGACCTCTCTCATCGTGTCATGGTTCGGGGACGACCTCCGGTGCGGCCGGTGCACGATCGCACCGAAGGTCGAGCAGAAGGTGCATGACGGGGTCGAGATGGCATGGCGGGCGGGTGGTATCGGACGCGAGCAGGCGTCAGAAGTACCGCGGCGCGACGGCTCGGTCGTCTATGGCGGCACGCCCGCCGACGCCTCGGTCATCGAGGCGATCCAGGCGCTGAAGGCCGCTGGGCAGGCCGTGATGTTCTATCCCTTTATCTTGATGGAGCAACTGGACGGCAATGCGCTACCAGATCCCTATGGCAGGAAGGAGCAACCGGCGCTGCCGTGGCGTGGTCGGATCACTCTCGATCAGGCACCGGGAACGCTCGGCAGCGAGGACGGTAGCGAAGATGCAGAGACAGCGGTCTCCGCATTCTTCGGATCCGCGGATGTCGGCGATTTCGAAGCAGACGCGGCCAACAGGACGGTCTCGTATATCGGTCCTGCGGCCTGGCGATATCGACGCTTCATCCTTCACTATGCCCATATTTGCCGCCTTGCGGGCGGCGTCGATGCCTTCTGCATCGGATCGGAGATGCGGGGGCTGACGTCGATCCGTGGAACACACGGGTTTCCCGCAGTGGACGAACTGATCCGTCTGGCTGCCGATGTTCGTTCGATCCTCGGTTCGGAAACCAAGATCAGCTACGCTGCGGATTGGAGCGAGTATTTCGGGCATCACCCGCAGGACGGATCGGGGGATGTTCATTTTCACCTCGATCCCCTTTGGGCCGATCAGAATATCGATTTCATTGGCATCGACAACTACATGCCCCTTTCGGACTGGCGTGCCGAAGAGGACCATGCCGACGCCGAATACCGATCGATCTACAATCTCGATTATCTAAAAAAGAACGTCATGGGGGGCGAAGGCTACGACTGGTTCTATGCCACCCCGGATCATGCGCGCGACCAAATACGAACGCCGATCACCGATGGATCGTATGGAGAGCCATGGGTCTATCGCTACAAGGATCTGCTGAGCTGGTGGTCCCGGCCGCATCACGGTCGGACGAACGGCAAGAGAGACGGAGAGGCGTCGCCCTGGATCCCGAAGAGCAAGCCGATCTGGTTCACCGAACTCGGATGCGCGGCGATCGACAAGGGGACCAATCAACCGAACAAGTTCCTGGACCCGAAATCCTCCGAATCTTCGCTCCCGAGATACTCTGACGGGCGCCGCGACGATTACATGCAACTTCAGTATCTCCGGGCGATGCATGAGTTCTGGCGCAACCCCGAGGTCAATCCGGTATCGTCCCTCTATGGCGGACCAATGGTCGACATGTCCCGGGCGCATGTCTGGGCATGGGATGCCCGGCCGTATCCGCAATTTCCCGGAAATCCGGAGATCTGGGACGATGCGGCGAACTATGCGCGCGGACATTGGATCACGGGACGGTCGAGCAATCGCGCGCTTGCATCGGTCGTGCGCGAAGTCTGCATAAGATCGGGTGTCGATGCCCTGGAGCTTGGCAGGTTGCACGGGGTGCTGAGAGGGTATCAGGTCAACGACCTCGGTGATGCGCGACAGGCGTTACAGCCCCTCATGCTCGGTTTCGGCTTCGATGCGATCGAGCGGGACGGCCGGCTGCTCTTCCAGTCGCGCGACGGTCGGGTCGCGGCGCGACTGGACGAGGCGCTCGTGGCCTTGAATGGCGATCTCGATGGCGATGTCGTGTCGATCCGCACTCCCGAGGCGGAGCGTGTCGGACGGCTGAAACTCAATTACGTCGGGGCGGACAACGACTTCGAGATACGATCGGCCGAGGCGGTCTTTCCCGGAGACCGCGCAATCGGGGTCTCGCAATCGGAGCTTCCGATCCTGATGACCGGCGGGGAGGCGCGCGCCACGACCGAGCGCTGGCTCGCGGAAACGCGGATCGCGCGCGACCGGTTGCGCTTCGCGTTGCCTCCTTCCATGCTCGGTATCGGCGCGGGCGATGTGGTCGAGATCGCGGGGGGGCGCTTTCGCATCGATCATGTCGATCAGGCTGACGGGCAGTTGATCGATGCCGTGCGGGTCGAGCCGGAGATCTACGAGCCGAGCCTTGCAGTCGAAGATCATGTTCGGGTTCGCAGGTATACTGCCCCGACTCCTCCCGAAGTGCTTTTCATGGATCTTCCGATCCTGACGCCGGACGATATTCCGCATGCACCCTATGTCGCTGCGACCCAGCGGCCCTGGGCGGGAGCGGTCAACATATTCTCTGCACCCGAAGATGCGGGATACCGGCTCGATACGACGCTTGCCGGTCCATCGGTCATCGGCGTTACGGAATCTGCGCTGGGAGCGGCCCTGCCGGATCGACCGGATCGTGGCGAACCGCTTCGCATTCGTTTCGTGCGCGGCGATCTGGAAAGCATCTCGGACGCGGCTCTTCATGCCGGCGGAAACGCAATGGCGATAGGGCTGCCCGACGCGGATCACTGGGAGGTTCTACAGTTCAGGGATGCGCGTCTCGTGGGTCCGCGGACCTACGAGGTTGCGTATCGGCTTCGCGGGCAGTTGGGAACCGATGCGATCATGCCGCCAAACTGGCCCGCGGGATCGCGGGTAGTGCTGCTGGGGGCGAACCTGAAGCAGATCGGTGTGAAGGCCACGGAGCGCGGGCTCGAGAAGTTCTACCGCGTCGGCCCTGCATCGAAGCCTATATCCGATCCGAGCTACCGGTTGCACCGAAGAGAATTCGAGGCCGCAGGGCTTAGGCCCTTCGCGCCCGTTCACCTTCGCGCAAGCCGAAATGAGGGCGGTATCGAGCTGTCCTGGATTCGGAGAACCCGGCTCGACGGAGATAGCTGGAGCGGCATCGACGTGCCACTCGGTGAGGATCGAGAGAGCTACACGTTGCGGATCTCGAAGGACGGTCATGTCATCAGGACCGAGACCGTCGATGCGCCGCACTGGAGTTATTCCCCGGAGATGCGGAAATCGGATGGCGTTACGCGGCCATTCGTCGTCGAGGTGGCCCAAAATTCGATAAGCGTCGGCCCAGGCCCCTTTCGTCGCATCGTCATCGACTGA